A window of Christiangramia forsetii KT0803 contains these coding sequences:
- the pxpB gene encoding 5-oxoprolinase subunit PxpB: MVEFPKISLLGDRGILINFGGNISSENLKKVLFYKNKIENLRFKQKVEVTNTYNSILISYMFGIEDVYSEFSELKKVLEEANISKKSQSKIYRLPVCYDQKFGLDLNYISEVKNITQQEIIRLHTTPVYQVYFIGFLPGFLYLGGLDPRLEIARKNTPRRSVEKGAVGIGENQTGIYPKTSPGGWQILGNCPVNLFDKNLDIPSPFSAGDKIKFVAVSTEEYLEIKEEIETENYTLKTENYEG; the protein is encoded by the coding sequence ATGGTAGAGTTTCCAAAAATATCACTTCTGGGGGATCGTGGAATTTTGATTAATTTCGGTGGAAATATCAGTTCAGAAAACCTGAAAAAAGTCCTTTTTTATAAAAATAAAATTGAAAATTTAAGATTTAAACAAAAGGTTGAAGTAACCAACACATATAACTCGATATTAATAAGTTATATGTTTGGTATAGAAGATGTCTATAGTGAATTTTCGGAACTAAAAAAGGTATTAGAAGAAGCTAATATATCAAAAAAAAGCCAGTCTAAAATCTATAGGCTTCCGGTGTGTTATGATCAGAAATTTGGTCTTGATCTGAATTATATTTCCGAAGTAAAAAATATAACTCAACAAGAAATAATACGACTTCATACCACTCCTGTTTACCAGGTTTATTTTATTGGTTTTTTACCCGGATTTTTATATCTCGGGGGCCTTGACCCAAGACTTGAAATAGCACGAAAAAATACACCTCGTAGATCGGTTGAAAAAGGTGCAGTAGGGATAGGTGAAAATCAAACTGGAATCTATCCGAAAACCAGTCCCGGTGGGTGGCAAATTTTAGGCAATTGTCCCGTCAATCTATTCGATAAAAATTTGGACATACCGAGCCCATTTTCAGCCGGTGATAAAATTAAATTTGTGGCTGTTTCGACGGAAGAGTATTTAGAGATTAAAGAGGAAATTGAAACTGAAAATTATACGCTGAAAACTGAAAATTATGAAGGCTGA
- a CDS encoding carbon-nitrogen hydrolase family protein: protein MIDSAKIELRNLRVKDYEELKISMVKSYQAMPDEYWSKGEIKTLVNKFPEGQLCIVIDNRIAGCALSIIVDYDKFDDTHNYEEILGGENFSTHTKNGNVLYGIDVFIHPEFRGMRLGRRLYEARKELCEHLNLKAIIFGGRIPNYGKYSEELTTKKYIEKVKLQEIHDPVLSFQLNNDFHVKKVIKGYLPGDHESKEFATLMEWNNIYYTKPQKLVNTTKTVVRLGLVQWQMRLFKDYDALVSQIEFFVDAVSNYQSDFILFPELFNAPLMAQFNHLSEPEAIRGLSDYTERLLETFREFAINYNINIITGSMPQAIGEHMYNVGYLCRRDGSYERYEKLHITPAEETAWGMKGGNKLETFDTDCGKIGVLICYDVEFPEVSRLLAEEGMNILFVPFMTDTQNGYSRVKICAQARAVENECYVAMAGSVGNLPKVDNMDIQYSQSAVLTPSDFAFPVNGIKAEATPNTESTLLVDVDLDLLKELHNFGSVRNMKDRRKDLYSLKKKK, encoded by the coding sequence GTGATAGATTCAGCAAAAATTGAACTTAGAAATTTACGTGTAAAAGACTATGAGGAGTTAAAGATTTCCATGGTGAAAAGTTATCAGGCCATGCCTGACGAATATTGGAGCAAGGGAGAGATCAAGACACTTGTAAATAAATTTCCAGAGGGTCAACTGTGTATCGTAATAGACAATCGAATTGCCGGTTGTGCCCTTTCTATTATTGTAGATTATGATAAGTTCGACGATACGCACAATTATGAAGAGATTCTAGGAGGGGAAAATTTCTCTACACATACAAAGAATGGAAATGTGCTGTATGGAATAGATGTTTTTATTCATCCTGAATTCCGAGGAATGCGTCTTGGAAGAAGACTTTATGAGGCCCGGAAAGAATTATGCGAGCATTTAAATTTAAAAGCCATCATTTTTGGAGGTAGAATTCCAAATTATGGAAAATATTCAGAAGAGCTTACTACGAAAAAATATATCGAGAAAGTAAAATTACAGGAGATCCATGATCCCGTACTTTCTTTTCAATTAAACAATGATTTTCATGTCAAGAAAGTGATCAAGGGCTATCTGCCGGGAGATCATGAAAGTAAAGAATTCGCCACCTTGATGGAATGGAATAATATCTATTATACCAAACCGCAAAAACTGGTAAATACTACTAAAACTGTAGTGAGGTTAGGATTGGTACAATGGCAAATGCGTCTTTTCAAAGATTATGATGCACTGGTTTCCCAAATTGAATTCTTTGTGGATGCAGTAAGTAATTATCAGAGTGATTTTATACTTTTTCCTGAATTGTTCAATGCGCCGCTTATGGCCCAGTTCAATCATTTATCTGAACCAGAGGCCATACGTGGACTTTCAGATTATACGGAAAGACTTTTAGAAACTTTCAGGGAATTTGCCATCAATTACAATATCAATATTATTACGGGAAGTATGCCCCAGGCAATTGGCGAGCATATGTATAACGTTGGATATTTATGTAGAAGGGATGGTAGTTATGAGCGTTATGAAAAATTGCATATCACTCCTGCGGAAGAAACTGCCTGGGGTATGAAAGGTGGCAATAAACTGGAAACTTTTGATACAGATTGTGGAAAGATTGGAGTTTTGATCTGCTACGATGTAGAGTTTCCTGAAGTTTCAAGACTTCTGGCGGAAGAAGGGATGAATATTCTTTTTGTACCTTTTATGACCGATACCCAGAATGGATATTCCCGTGTTAAGATCTGCGCACAGGCTCGGGCTGTAGAAAATGAATGTTATGTGGCTATGGCTGGATCTGTAGGAAATCTTCCCAAAGTTGATAATATGGATATTCAATATTCCCAAAGTGCAGTGCTAACTCCTTCAGACTTTGCTTTTCCGGTAAATGGGATAAAAGCTGAAGCGACGCCAAATACTGAAAGTACTTTGCTGGTAGATGTAGATCTCGATCTTTTAAAGGAACTGCATAACTTCGGAAGTGTACGTAATATGAAGGATCGCAGGAAGGATCTTTATTCTTTAAAGAAGAAAAAGTAA
- a CDS encoding response regulator transcription factor, whose product MNKTIIIVDDHKLFAQSLQILVNSFDGFEVIEVCKNGEELVNYFQAGNMKPDLVLLDMRMPVMDGMATMHWLKKNRPDQKVLTLTVDQEDETIIKMLRLGCRGYLLKDIDPEEFEHALNAIDRSGYYSNKTISEALSKEEQKQKYEELTAREMEFLNHACSELTYKAIAGEMNLSPKTVENYRESLFSKLRVKSRVGLVIFAIKEGICEV is encoded by the coding sequence ATGAACAAAACGATCATAATCGTTGACGATCATAAACTTTTTGCGCAATCCCTTCAAATTCTGGTCAATTCGTTTGATGGTTTTGAAGTTATAGAAGTTTGTAAAAATGGAGAAGAGCTTGTGAATTATTTTCAGGCAGGAAATATGAAGCCAGACCTGGTTCTGCTAGATATGCGCATGCCAGTTATGGACGGCATGGCAACGATGCACTGGTTAAAAAAAAACCGTCCAGATCAAAAAGTACTTACACTCACCGTAGATCAGGAAGATGAAACCATCATTAAAATGTTGAGGCTTGGTTGCAGGGGCTATCTTCTGAAAGATATAGATCCTGAAGAATTTGAACATGCATTAAACGCTATAGATCGTAGCGGTTATTATTCCAATAAAACAATTTCAGAAGCCCTGAGCAAGGAAGAACAGAAGCAGAAATATGAAGAACTTACCGCACGGGAAATGGAGTTTTTAAACCATGCGTGCAGTGAACTTACTTATAAGGCAATTGCCGGTGAAATGAACCTAAGTCCAAAGACCGTAGAAAACTATCGCGAAAGTCTTTTTAGTAAGCTTCGCGTCAAAAGTAGGGTAGGCCTGGTAATCTTTGCCATTAAGGAAGGTATTTGTGAAGTTTGA
- a CDS encoding biotin-dependent carboxyltransferase family protein: MKAEIEVLQPGLFSSIQDLGRFGFQKFGVPHSGVMDRYAMRICNLILGNPEETSVLEITMQGPQLKFNAPTAICISGANLSAQLNENPIEQNSLIEIQKGDILKFGIRKSGFRCYLGILDGFQSEELMGSKSWYEGLTNDFRLKKGMRLFYSSKISSESNTHSSLKIDVNYLNDNKVEVYPGPEFEKLTAEQQKLLFENNFKTDESSNRMAVQMKEELQNNLESITTSPVMPGTVQLTPSGKIIVLMRDCQTTGGYPRILQLSEKGIQVLSQKLPGEKIKFIKKEYPLLENK; this comes from the coding sequence ATGAAGGCTGAAATTGAAGTTTTACAACCAGGATTATTTTCAAGTATTCAGGATTTGGGAAGGTTCGGATTTCAAAAATTTGGGGTTCCGCATAGTGGAGTGATGGACAGATATGCTATGCGAATTTGTAATTTGATTTTGGGAAATCCTGAAGAAACCTCCGTTTTGGAAATTACCATGCAGGGTCCTCAGCTAAAATTTAATGCTCCTACAGCAATTTGTATTAGTGGTGCAAATCTTTCCGCTCAGTTAAATGAAAATCCTATTGAACAAAATTCTCTTATAGAAATTCAAAAAGGAGATATTCTGAAATTTGGAATACGAAAATCTGGTTTTCGATGTTATTTGGGAATTCTTGACGGTTTCCAATCAGAAGAATTAATGGGCAGTAAAAGTTGGTATGAAGGGCTTACTAATGATTTTCGATTAAAAAAGGGCATGAGATTATTTTACTCCTCGAAAATTTCTTCAGAAAGTAATACTCATTCCTCACTAAAAATTGATGTGAATTATCTAAATGATAATAAAGTGGAGGTTTATCCGGGACCTGAATTTGAAAAACTTACCGCCGAACAGCAAAAGCTTTTATTTGAAAACAATTTTAAAACGGATGAAAGCAGTAATAGAATGGCGGTACAAATGAAGGAAGAACTTCAGAATAATTTAGAGTCTATAACAACCAGTCCGGTTATGCCCGGGACAGTTCAGCTCACTCCATCAGGTAAGATTATCGTTCTTATGAGGGATTGTCAAACTACCGGTGGATATCCCAGAATACTTCAGCTTTCAGAAAAAGGAATACAGGTATTATCTCAAAAACTTCCCGGAGAGAAAATAAAGTTTATCAAGAAAGAATATCCTTTGTTGGAAAACAAATAA
- the pxpA gene encoding 5-oxoprolinase subunit PxpA, translated as MEKTIHINCDLGEGRKFDEQLMPLISACNIACGGHAGNLETMHRTVRLAMENDVEIGAHPSYPDRQNFGRNHLEMSEEDLKLSIEGQVLSLKQITESEGGKMSHIKLHGALYNDAAKDENIARMIIECLEDLDENFKLYVPLKSKISELAMGKFELIFEAFADRNYNKNYSLVSRSENDALITEKEEVFKHVFSMYNNRKISTVSGLELEAKADTFCVHSDTPSSVEIIRFLHKKFAEKGIGVKKN; from the coding sequence ATGGAAAAGACAATTCATATTAATTGTGATCTTGGAGAAGGGAGGAAGTTTGATGAGCAGCTTATGCCGCTAATTTCTGCCTGCAATATTGCCTGTGGAGGTCATGCAGGTAATTTGGAAACCATGCATAGAACGGTAAGGCTTGCAATGGAAAATGATGTTGAAATTGGAGCTCACCCATCCTATCCCGATCGGCAGAATTTTGGCAGAAATCATCTGGAAATGTCTGAGGAGGATCTTAAACTTTCTATTGAAGGACAAGTGTTGAGTTTAAAACAGATTACGGAATCTGAAGGTGGAAAAATGTCACATATAAAACTTCATGGGGCACTTTATAATGATGCTGCCAAAGATGAAAATATTGCCAGGATGATCATTGAATGTCTTGAAGATTTAGATGAAAACTTCAAACTTTATGTGCCTTTAAAATCCAAAATATCGGAGCTGGCAATGGGGAAGTTTGAATTGATTTTTGAGGCATTTGCAGACCGTAATTATAACAAGAATTACAGCCTGGTCTCGAGGTCTGAAAATGATGCTTTAATTACTGAGAAAGAAGAAGTTTTTAAGCATGTTTTTTCCATGTATAATAATAGAAAAATCAGTACAGTTTCCGGCTTGGAATTGGAAGCAAAAGCAGATACCTTTTGCGTGCATAGTGACACCCCTTCTTCAGTTGAAATCATACGTTTTCTACATAAAAAATTTGCTGAAAAAGGAATAGGGGTAAAGAAGAATTAA
- a CDS encoding YifB family Mg chelatase-like AAA ATPase, which produces MLIKVYGSAVYGVDATTITVEVNIASGIGYHLVGLPDNAVKESSYRIAAALQNNKFKLPGKKIIINMAPADLRKEGSAYDLTFALGILAASNQIKAENISEYLIMGELSLDGSLQPIKGALPIAIQAKKEGFKGFILPEQNAREAGIVSGLEVYGVNNITQVIDFFNSGLELERTEINTREIFYDSLNDFDFDFADVKGQESIKRCMEIAAAGGHNIILIGPPGAGKTMLAKRLPSILPPMTLQEALETTKIHSVAGRIKENVGLMSHRPFRSPHHTISDVALVGGGAYPQPGEISLSHNGVLFLDELPEFKRGVLEVMRQPLEDREVTISRAKFTVTYPSSFMLVASMNPSPGGYFNDPDTPGTSSAYEMQRYLSKISGPLLDRIDIHIEVTPVPFEKLSEDRKGESSVEIRERVTVAREIQSNRFQDFDNIHYNAQMGPKQIREYCKLSDPSKKLLKTAMERLNLSARAYDRILKVSRTIADIEGAENILENHISEAIQYRSLDREGWLG; this is translated from the coding sequence ATGCTTATTAAGGTATATGGCAGTGCAGTGTATGGGGTGGATGCAACGACCATTACTGTTGAGGTGAATATTGCTTCTGGTATTGGTTATCATTTGGTAGGATTGCCCGATAATGCCGTAAAGGAATCCAGTTATCGTATTGCCGCCGCCCTTCAAAATAACAAGTTTAAACTTCCCGGAAAAAAGATCATTATTAATATGGCACCAGCCGATCTTCGTAAAGAGGGTTCTGCCTACGACCTCACTTTTGCCCTGGGAATCCTCGCGGCATCAAATCAGATTAAAGCAGAGAATATTTCTGAATATCTCATTATGGGTGAGCTTTCGCTGGATGGAAGTCTTCAGCCTATAAAAGGAGCTTTACCTATCGCTATTCAGGCTAAGAAAGAAGGTTTTAAAGGCTTTATTCTTCCCGAGCAGAATGCCCGTGAAGCAGGAATAGTTTCAGGACTGGAAGTTTATGGTGTAAATAATATCACACAGGTAATAGATTTTTTTAATAGTGGTCTGGAACTGGAAAGAACCGAGATTAACACCCGGGAAATTTTCTATGATAGTCTGAACGACTTCGATTTTGATTTTGCAGATGTAAAGGGTCAGGAGTCTATTAAAAGATGCATGGAGATTGCTGCTGCAGGAGGACATAATATTATTTTGATAGGTCCACCGGGGGCGGGAAAAACCATGTTGGCGAAAAGGCTGCCCAGTATTTTACCTCCTATGACTTTGCAGGAAGCTTTGGAGACTACTAAAATTCATAGTGTAGCGGGAAGAATAAAAGAGAATGTAGGATTAATGTCTCACAGACCTTTTAGAAGTCCGCACCACACCATTTCAGACGTAGCGCTTGTTGGCGGTGGCGCTTATCCTCAACCAGGTGAAATTTCCCTGTCGCATAATGGCGTATTGTTTTTAGATGAATTACCTGAGTTTAAACGGGGAGTTCTGGAAGTAATGCGGCAGCCACTTGAAGATAGGGAAGTGACGATCTCCAGGGCTAAATTTACGGTAACCTATCCCTCCAGTTTTATGCTGGTGGCAAGTATGAATCCAAGTCCTGGTGGATATTTCAATGATCCCGATACTCCGGGAACTTCTTCAGCATACGAGATGCAGCGATATTTAAGTAAAATTAGCGGCCCGTTGCTGGACCGCATAGATATTCATATTGAAGTTACTCCGGTTCCATTTGAAAAACTGAGTGAGGACAGAAAAGGAGAGAGTAGTGTTGAAATACGGGAACGGGTTACGGTAGCAAGAGAGATTCAGTCTAATCGTTTTCAGGATTTTGATAATATCCATTATAATGCGCAAATGGGCCCTAAACAGATCCGGGAATATTGCAAACTTAGTGATCCATCCAAAAAATTATTGAAAACAGCCATGGAGAGATTAAATCTTTCAGCCAGGGCTTATGACCGTATTCTTAAAGTCTCTAGAACCATTGCAGATATTGAAGGAGCAGAAAATATTCTTGAGAATCACATTAGCGAGGCAATTCAGTACAGAAGCCTGGACAGGGAAGGCTGGTTGGGTTAA
- a CDS encoding sensor histidine kinase yields the protein MKSASEVINVNSPQIMEEWERRVVKEIPAASISSNLALRNQLPNVLEDIAEIIERYDGSIDMESHEEYDEIIKNSLDHGRHRATSSNYTVKQILREYVIFHRVLTETLIEKEVYTKEVGIILKYTMETAMLTSASSFTDSLQEMREKLIGTLAHDIRNPISAAYFALDVIGLDDDKERIENLKAMGLRSLKKSLDLVEGLLDAISVKAGEGITLNFEEIDILKEIKWVSNEASEIYTNEIILESKEDEIRGVFDGTAIRRVVENLVTNAVKYGSRKHAIVISLENSESEVVIKVHNDGNPITEENQADIFKFLNRGKEPQNVGLESWGMGLTLVKSVAQAHGGSVDLESNEDHGTTFSILLKKHENKPGKIRTELNYSEN from the coding sequence ATGAAAAGTGCTTCAGAAGTAATTAATGTAAACAGCCCCCAAATAATGGAAGAGTGGGAGCGTCGTGTGGTAAAAGAAATTCCCGCGGCATCTATTTCCAGTAACCTGGCATTAAGAAATCAATTACCAAATGTTCTTGAAGATATTGCGGAAATTATAGAGAGATATGATGGTTCTATAGATATGGAAAGCCATGAAGAGTATGACGAAATTATTAAGAATAGTCTGGATCATGGCAGGCATCGGGCAACCTCTTCGAATTACACGGTAAAACAGATTCTAAGGGAATATGTGATTTTTCATAGAGTTCTTACTGAAACACTTATAGAGAAAGAGGTCTATACCAAGGAAGTTGGTATTATTCTCAAATATACTATGGAAACGGCCATGCTCACATCAGCAAGTTCTTTCACCGATTCTCTACAGGAAATGAGGGAAAAGCTTATTGGTACGCTTGCTCATGATATACGAAACCCGATTTCAGCCGCGTATTTTGCGCTGGATGTAATTGGGCTGGATGATGACAAAGAACGCATTGAAAATTTAAAAGCTATGGGATTGAGAAGTCTTAAAAAGTCGCTGGATCTTGTGGAGGGCTTGCTAGATGCCATTAGCGTAAAAGCAGGAGAAGGGATTACACTAAATTTTGAGGAAATAGACATATTAAAAGAAATCAAATGGGTTTCTAATGAGGCATCTGAGATTTATACGAATGAGATTATTCTTGAAAGCAAAGAAGATGAAATAAGAGGAGTATTTGATGGAACTGCAATTAGAAGGGTTGTTGAAAATCTTGTTACTAATGCAGTAAAATATGGTTCCCGAAAACACGCGATAGTAATTAGCCTTGAAAATAGCGAAAGTGAAGTTGTGATCAAAGTTCATAATGATGGAAATCCGATCACAGAAGAAAATCAGGCTGATATATTTAAATTCCTGAATAGAGGAAAAGAACCTCAAAATGTCGGATTGGAAAGCTGGGGAATGGGATTAACACTTGTGAAAAGCGTAGCTCAAGCACATGGGGGTAGCGTTGATCTGGAAAGCAATGAAGATCATGGAACTACTTTTTCTATCCTGTTGAAGAAGCACGAGAATAAGCCCGGTAAAATTCGTACTGAATTGAACTATTCTGAAAATTAA
- a CDS encoding Nramp family divalent metal transporter → MKSFFRNLGPGILVSAAFIGPGTVTVCSLAGVNFGYALLWALFISIFACIVLQEMSARLGLITGKGLSECIRGELKNPILRLIILSLIFSAIVIGNAAYEAGNITGAVLGMEAVFTSASFKIGALDINIWSVLIGGIASILLFLGSYKKLEKVFIALVLLMSVAFIFTAFLTKPDLSEILKGFIPGSFGDGLLTIIALVGTTVVPYNLFLHASLVSEKWSGSEYLGTVRKELVFSLMLGGLVSMAIVICAAASNIENIEDVADLAAGLEPLFGSSATVFLAIGLLAAGITSSITAPLAAAFVVKGCMGWKGGMQSKKFKSVWMTIILLGVIFSSLGIKPVEIIQFAQIANGLVLPIIAIFLFWIVNQRSVLGENKNNLIQNITGFTVIALSVFLGAKSIFNVIQNL, encoded by the coding sequence GTGAAAAGTTTCTTCAGGAACTTAGGTCCGGGAATCTTGGTTTCAGCGGCATTCATTGGTCCGGGAACGGTAACCGTATGTAGTCTTGCCGGGGTTAATTTTGGATATGCACTACTCTGGGCTTTATTTATTTCCATTTTCGCATGTATCGTTCTTCAGGAAATGTCTGCAAGGCTTGGCCTTATTACCGGGAAAGGTTTAAGTGAATGTATACGTGGGGAACTCAAGAATCCTATACTTCGATTAATTATTTTAAGCCTGATTTTTTCAGCAATTGTCATTGGTAATGCGGCCTATGAGGCTGGTAATATCACTGGTGCGGTTTTAGGTATGGAAGCTGTATTTACCTCGGCCAGTTTTAAAATAGGAGCTTTAGATATTAATATTTGGAGTGTGCTAATTGGAGGAATAGCTTCTATATTATTGTTTTTAGGAAGTTATAAGAAACTTGAAAAAGTCTTTATTGCACTTGTTTTATTAATGAGTGTCGCTTTTATATTTACCGCCTTTCTTACCAAACCGGATCTTTCAGAAATTCTGAAAGGATTTATACCGGGTTCTTTTGGTGATGGCTTGCTAACTATCATAGCTTTGGTGGGAACTACGGTAGTACCTTATAATCTTTTTCTACATGCTTCCCTGGTGAGTGAGAAATGGAGTGGTTCAGAATACCTGGGTACGGTTAGGAAAGAACTGGTTTTTTCCCTGATGTTAGGAGGACTCGTTTCAATGGCTATTGTTATTTGTGCTGCAGCTTCCAATATTGAGAATATAGAGGATGTAGCAGATCTGGCGGCAGGATTAGAACCTTTATTTGGAAGTTCAGCAACTGTTTTCCTTGCTATCGGTCTTCTGGCAGCTGGAATCACTTCGTCTATAACCGCGCCTCTGGCAGCTGCTTTTGTAGTTAAAGGTTGTATGGGATGGAAAGGCGGAATGCAGTCGAAGAAATTTAAATCGGTTTGGATGACTATCATTCTTTTAGGGGTTATATTCTCATCTTTAGGAATAAAACCTGTTGAAATAATTCAGTTTGCTCAAATTGCCAACGGACTTGTACTGCCAATCATTGCAATTTTCTTATTTTGGATTGTGAACCAACGATCTGTTTTAGGAGAGAATAAAAATAACCTTATTCAGAATATTACTGGTTTTACAGTAATCGCCCTTTCAGTGTTTCTTGGGGCAAAATCTATTTTTAATGTAATTCAGAATTTATAG
- a CDS encoding DUF2891 domain-containing protein has translation MKRIILLAITLLAISCKGDVNKDPEKKTNNNDTLSTKDILPDGLIPAEMVVLGEKEANRLVELPLGCINTEYPNKLGQTLENKEAMGEPHELHPAFYGCFDWHSSVHAHWSLVSLLKQFPDLEKKEAVREALTKSLSAENIQGEIAYFKREESTSYERTYGWAWLLKLSEELITWEDPLGTELSQNLQPLTNLIVQKYTEFLPKLNYPIRVGEHTNSAFALAFAYDYAKTTENSEFLELVKKRSQDFYLKDDDCPVSWEPGGYDFLSPCLSEIDIMRRVLPKNAFSLWVDDFMPQIKEEDFEMEVGEVSDRTDGKLVHLDGLNFSRAWIFYGLANQYPDSFGHLKSLANEHVSYSFPNVVGDSYEGGHWLGTFAIYALQESGNKVKE, from the coding sequence ATGAAAAGAATTATTTTACTTGCTATTACCTTGCTCGCAATTTCCTGTAAAGGTGATGTTAATAAGGATCCAGAGAAGAAAACAAATAATAATGACACGCTGAGTACGAAAGATATTCTTCCCGACGGCTTGATTCCTGCTGAGATGGTGGTTTTGGGTGAAAAAGAAGCGAATAGGCTCGTTGAACTTCCTCTAGGGTGCATAAATACAGAATACCCAAACAAGCTAGGACAAACACTTGAAAATAAAGAAGCAATGGGAGAGCCTCATGAGCTTCATCCTGCTTTTTACGGGTGTTTCGACTGGCATTCTTCGGTTCATGCACACTGGTCATTGGTGAGCCTTTTAAAGCAGTTTCCAGATTTAGAAAAGAAAGAAGCAGTTAGAGAGGCTCTTACCAAATCTCTTTCTGCTGAAAATATTCAAGGTGAGATTGCCTATTTTAAAAGAGAAGAAAGCACTTCTTACGAGCGTACGTACGGTTGGGCATGGTTATTAAAACTTTCTGAGGAATTAATAACCTGGGAAGATCCTCTTGGTACAGAATTATCTCAAAATTTGCAGCCGCTAACAAATTTAATTGTTCAAAAATATACTGAATTTCTTCCCAAACTGAACTATCCAATTAGGGTTGGGGAGCATACCAACAGCGCTTTTGCACTGGCATTTGCATATGATTATGCTAAAACTACAGAAAACTCTGAATTTTTAGAATTGGTGAAAAAGCGATCGCAGGATTTCTACCTAAAAGATGATGACTGTCCGGTATCGTGGGAGCCAGGAGGCTATGATTTTCTTTCACCATGTCTTTCTGAAATTGATATTATGAGGAGGGTTTTACCTAAAAATGCATTCAGCCTGTGGGTTGATGATTTTATGCCTCAAATAAAAGAGGAGGATTTTGAAATGGAAGTGGGGGAAGTATCAGACCGTACTGATGGTAAACTGGTTCACCTCGACGGACTTAATTTTAGCCGGGCCTGGATCTTTTACGGTCTTGCTAATCAATATCCAGATTCATTTGGACATCTTAAATCACTTGCTAATGAGCATGTCTCTTATTCATTCCCGAATGTTGTCGGGGATAGTTATGAAGGCGGCCATTGGTTAGGAACATTTGCAATTTACGCTTTACAGGAATCTGGGAACAAGGTTAAAGAGTGA
- a CDS encoding sensor histidine kinase has translation MLRKEEILLIIYFILVILFLAGFTILFFVTYQRRKNKLLQEKFQAEQNFKSELTNARLEIQETTLKNVSWELHDNIGQLLAVASIQLNVLNKKVSEENQSGFKEVKELVASSLKEIRALSRSLNNEVIDYVGLEASVKNEIERFNRLEVVEAKLDIVGETYNIPQEDSIILFRILQEFFSNVIKYAAASKLEVKFSYAANLLEITAFDNGKGFDMEHQATGSGLLNMRSRAELINANFSLNSSIGKGTSLSLQYPTKTNINEQNDHNR, from the coding sequence ATGCTTCGTAAGGAAGAAATATTACTAATTATATACTTTATCCTGGTTATTCTTTTTCTGGCAGGATTTACAATATTATTCTTTGTCACTTATCAAAGAAGAAAAAATAAGCTGCTTCAGGAAAAATTTCAGGCTGAACAAAATTTTAAATCAGAACTTACCAATGCCCGTTTAGAAATACAGGAAACTACTTTAAAAAATGTTAGCTGGGAACTGCACGATAATATTGGGCAGTTATTGGCGGTAGCCAGCATTCAGTTAAATGTATTAAACAAGAAAGTTTCTGAAGAAAACCAAAGTGGGTTTAAGGAAGTAAAAGAGCTGGTAGCGAGTTCTCTTAAAGAGATCAGGGCTCTTTCAAGATCCTTAAATAATGAGGTGATCGACTATGTTGGTCTGGAAGCTTCAGTAAAAAATGAAATTGAACGTTTTAACAGGCTCGAGGTTGTTGAAGCGAAACTGGATATAGTAGGGGAGACTTATAACATTCCGCAGGAAGACAGTATCATACTTTTTAGAATATTACAGGAATTCTTTTCCAATGTTATTAAATATGCCGCAGCTTCTAAACTTGAGGTGAAATTTAGCTACGCTGCCAATTTACTTGAAATTACTGCTTTTGATAATGGAAAAGGTTTTGATATGGAGCATCAGGCAACAGGTTCGGGATTGTTGAACATGCGTAGCCGTGCAGAATTGATAAATGCCAATTTCTCTCTGAATTCTTCTATAGGAAAAGGAACTTCGTTATCTTTACAATATCCAACCAAGACCAATATAAATGAACAAAACGATCATAATCGTTGA